In Mycoplasma feriruminatoris, the sequence TCTTTTACTCTATTAGTTTGTGGAGTTCATTTATCAGCTTGACATTTAGTATATTTATCAAATCAAGAACCATCAGCAAATCTTGATTCATCAAATGAACTAAATTTACCAAATTCTGTTGCTAATTTATTTGAAGCTTTAAAGGCATTATAAGCAACTGTATAAAAGAACATATTAGTAAAATCAACAGCTTCTGGTGAATCATACATAATTTTATTAGTTGCTAAAAATCCATGTAAATTCATAGCTCCTAAACCAACAGCATGATTTTCTGCATTACCTTTTTGAATTGAAGGAGCAGCACTTAGATCTGAATTTCTTGAAACTACATCTAAAGCAGCAATTGCATTATAAATAGAATCTGAAAATTCTTTTCCTGATTTCATCATTTTATCAATATTTAAACTACCTAAATTACAGCAAATATCTTCTCCAGTTTTAGTAAATGATAAATCAGAACTATATTCACTTGGTGTACTTACTTGTACAATTTCACTACATAAATTACTCATAATAATTCTTCCTTTTTTATCATGAGCATTTCTTCTATTAACAGTATCTTCAAATAAAATATATGGATATCCACTTTCAAAATGTAATTCAGCAACAGTTAAAAAGAATTTTCTAGCACTAATATATGTTTTTTTAATATTTGGATTTTCTAACATTTCATAATATTTTTCAGTAATAGAAATATCTGATAATGGTTTACCATATACTTTTTGAACATCATAAGGACTAAATAAAGCCATATCTTTATTATCTCTAGCTAATTCAAAAGTAATATCTGGAATTACTAAACCTAATGATAAAGATTTAATTCTAATCTTTTCATCAGCATTTTCTCTTTTAGTATCTAAAACTGAAATAATATCTGGATGATGAGCTGAAATATAAACAGCTCCAGCTCCTTGACGTTGACCTAATTGATCAGCATAAGTAAATGAATCTTCTAAGATTTTCATTACAGGAATTGGTCCTGAACTTAGTCCTGTGATGTTTTTAATAGGTGAACCAGTTTCACGTAAATTAGTTAAACAAATTGCAACTCCTCCACCTCTTTTTGATAATTGTAGTGAAGTTGAAATAGTTCTACAAATTGATTCCATGTTATCTTCAGTTCTTAATAAATAACATGAAACATATTCTCCTCTATGTTTTTTTGCTGCATTTAAAAAAGTAGGAGTTGCTGGTTGAAATCTACCTAACATCATATCTTTTAAAAGATCTTTTGCTTTTTTAAAATTACCATTACCTAAAAATAGAGCATTCATCAATACTCTATCTGTATAAGTTTCTAAATACATTGTAGTGTCAAATGTTTTTAAACCATAAGCATTAAAGAACTTTAAAGCCCCCATAAAGCTTGGAAAATGGTGATTAAATGAATAAGCATAATTATTTAATTCTTCAATTTGTTCAAAAGTATATTTATTTAAAATCTTTTCATCATAATATTGATTTTCTAATAAATAATCTAATTTTTCTTTTAAACTATTAAACTTCATCATTCTAGGTTCAATATAATTTTTTAAATATAGATCAGCTGCTTTAACATCTAATTGGAAATTATCTTGGTCTTTTGAAAAAATCTTAGATCTAGCATTCAACTTAATATATTCATCATCAACATCATCTAAAACGATTGGGTTTTTATTTTCGTTCATTATTACCATCCTCTCAAAACTTTAATAATATTTGTCTTATTTTACTAACATCGTGTTGTGTTCCTAGTAATTCAAATTGGTATAAAAAAGGAACATTTAATTTTTTAGAAATAATTGGTCCAGCAATTCCAAAAGTATCACCAAAATTAGTATTTCCTGATGAAATTACACCTCTACAAAAACTTCTATTTTTTTCATTATTTAAAAACTTGATTACTTGTTTTGGTACAGCACCTTCAACATATTCTCCCCCACCACTATAAGTTGGAGTAACTAAAACATAATCACGATCAACACTAATTGATTCATCTAATTCATAAGGAATTCTAATATTTTCTAATTCTAATTTTTGAATAAATCTATGTGTGTTATTTGAAATTGAAGAAAAATACACTACAAAAGGTGTACCAACAGGTTTAATTACATCTTTATCTGTAACTTTTTTAACATTTGAATGCATAATAACTCCTAAAATTCTCAGTCTTCGTCTTCTGTTTCAACTGAAACTCCCATAACATATGAAGATCCATTTCCTGAAAAGAAATCGTGATTTTCATCGGCTCTAGCTGATAATTGGTTAAAAATTTCAGGCTCAATTCTAGTTTCTTCTTCACTAAATGGTGAATCATATCCTAGATTTTGTAAGAATTTACCAGCATTATAAACACTAAATCTAATAGCATCATCAACAATATCAAAACCAGCATATAACTCTTTTAAATAAGCAGTTTCTAAATCAATTAATTCATATAATAATTTAAAAACAAACTCTTTCATTTCTGCTTGTTTTTCAGCTGATAATTTAGCTACTTTTCTTTGATATTTATACCCACTATAGTAGTTGTGAATTACTTTATCTCTTAAAATTAATCTAATAATATCTGAAGTATTTGGTAATTTTCCTCTAGCAGATAAATAAAATGGTAAATAAAATCCACCATATAATAAAAATCCAGGCATTAAAGCTGCTGCAACTTTAGATTTTAATGGATCATTTCCTGTGTAATATGGAATTAGAGCTTTTGCTCTTTTTTGTAATGATTCAGTTTTAACAACTCATTCATGAGCTTCTTCTATTTGTTCACTTGAACATAATGTTGAAAAAATAGTTCCATAAGAACGCGCATGCACACCAACCATAAAAGCAAAATTAGAATAAATTACTTGTTCATGATCAGTTAATGAATGTTCGATTTGAGCAACATCTCCAACAGTTGCTTGTACAGTATCTAATAAAGTTAAACCAGTAAAAGTTCTAGTTACTAATTGTTGTCATTCTGGTGATAAACTTCTTCATGATGGTAGATCATTTGAAACTGGAATTTTTTCTGGTAATCAAAAGTTTTGAGTAATTCTGTTTCAAACTTCTAAATCCTTTTCATCATTAATAACATTTCAATTAACTGATCTTAAATTTCCTTGAAAATTATTTTTAGCAAATTCGATTGGTGAGAGTGATTCTTGGTAATATTTTTGTTCTTTTGCCATAGTAATTTATCCTTTCATTTTTTAGCAATGTAAAAAAATTATATTATAAATTTGATGAAGTTAACCTTTAACTACTTAAAAAGAATTTCACGACTTGTAAAAGTTTTTAATAGTAAAAAAACTATCAAATTAACTAGATTTTTAAAATTTTTGTGATATTTAGAAAAGAAAAAACACATTCTAAAAAATAATAACACTAAAAATAGGATTTAGTTTTATTTAATGATTAAGAGTAATTGTTTAAATTCATATTATTTTGAGATATTATTATATAGTAACTATTTGGGGGTTTTTATGATAAATCTATTAGCTTCAACAACTAAATTAGCTCAGCAACTAATACTTGGATTTGAGATCTTTATTTTCATTATTGCATTTATAATGATTGCTATAGGTTTATTACAAAACAAACAATCTCAAACTGGACTAAGTGCTTTAAATGGTGGAAACGAAGAATTGTTTTCTAATTCAAAAGAGCGTGGGTTAGATAAAACTCTTTCTATTTGAATGCTGGTTTTAGGAATTATATTTTTTATAATAGCATTAATAATAAGCATCATTACAAACACTTTGTTATAAAATGGTGTTTATTTTTTTATATAAAAAAGGAGTAGTATGGAATCTAAGATTATTGAAATTTTAAAAAAGAACCATCATAAAATTAGTTTAAATAAACTTCTGACTTATTTTAAAGCTCTAGATTATGCACTAGTTAAAAACTACTTAGACCAATTAGAATCAAATAATAAAATTGCTATTTCACTAGATAATAATATTTATTTATTAGATGAAATCTATAAAAGAGGAACTATTAAATTAAATCCAAAAGGTTTTGGTTTTATAAACGATATTAATAGTGTTGATAATGAAGATTATTTTATAGCTGGAGTTGATTTAAATAATTGTATTAGTCAAGATGAAGTAGTTTATATTTTAAAACAAGAAGAAGATAATAGATTAAAAGCTATAGTTATTGAATTAATTAAAAGGACAAAAGTTTATTTAATTGGTGAGATAAATAGAAGTTTTGATAAAAGGTTTTTAGATTTCATACCAAACGATAAATCATTTGATAATTTTAGATTTGTAATAGTTAATAAAAATGAATTTAAATACGAAGAATTTCAAATTATTAAAGCAAAAATCATTAGTTGTAAAGAACGTAGAATTTTTATAAGACTTATAAAAATTATTGGAAATAGTAAAAAAGCAAGTGACCGTATTTTAGCAATAGCTGAAGAATTTGACATTAAAACTAGTTTTGACAAATCAACACTAGATAATGCTAAACAAATTAATTTATCAACTGATAAACTAGAAAAAGAATTTATAAAAAGACAAAATAATTCTTTAATTAATAAAACAATAGTAACAATTGATGGAATTGATTCAAAAGATCTAGATGATGCAATTTGTGTTGAAAAACTAGATAATGGTCATTATAAGTTATTTGTTGCTATTGCTGATGTTTCTTATTTTGTAAGATATAAATCTAGTTTAGATAAAGAAGCTTTATTAAGAGGTAATTCTACTTATTTAGCAAATAAAGTAATTCCAATGCTACCAAACATTTTATCTGATGATTTATGTTCATTAAATCCTGATACTAAAAAGCTAGTTTTTGTATGTGAAATGGAATTTGATAATAATGCAAATATGTTAAATAAAAAAGTTTATGAATCAGTAATTATTTCTAAAGCTAGACTAAACTATGATGAAGTAAACAACTATTTTAAAACAAAAACTTGAACTCACTGCTTAGAAACAAAACAAATGTTAGATGTTGCTTATGAGTTGTATAAAAAAATAGAAGATTTAAAAACTAAAAAAGGAACTATTAGTTTTGATGTTAGAGAACCAAAAATTATTTTAGATAAAGATCTAAACGTAATTGATATTAAAGCTAAAACTGCTGATCAAGCTGAAAAGTTAATTGAACAATTTATGGTAAGTTGTAATGAAGCAGTAGCTGAATTAGTTTTTCAAAAAGATCTACCTTTTTTATATAGAAACCATAACAAACCAGATGAAAATGAATTAATTAATTGATATAAATCATTAAAAACATTTGGAATAAATCCAAAATTAACTAACAAACAAATTCTAAATCCAGTATTTATTAATCACACTTTAACTCAAATCAAAGAACAAATTAAAGATGAGATTGAAGTTGAGCTATTAAATATTTCTTTATTAAGATATATGGAAAAAGCTAAGTATGGGTTAGAAAACATTGGTCATTTTGGATTAGCTAGTGAATGCTATACTCATTTTACTTCACCAATTAGAAGATATTCAGATCTTTTAGTGCATCGTTTTTTAAAACAATATTTAATTACAAAAGATCTAAAACCTACTAGTTTAGAACAAAACACAGTTTATGTAAATAAAGTAAGTAATATTATTAATGATACTGAAACTAAAAGTGTTGATTGTGAAAGAGAAGTAATTAAAGCATGTATGTGTGAATATATGCTAAATAAAGTTAATACAACTTATCAAGCAACCATTTCATCAGTTTTAAAATTTGGAATATTTATTCAATTAGATAATCTAGTTGAAGGATTAGTACATATTTCAAATATGAATAATGATTTAGTTTATGATGAAGCTAATAGAATTTTAATTAAACCAGATAATACTTATTATAGAATGGGACAAAAAGTTAAAGTAAAACTAATTAATGTTGATATTAAAAAAAGAACAATTGATTTTGTTTTAATAGAATAGGATAAATATGGGAGAACATTTAATAACTAAAAATAAAAAAGCTTATTTTAATTATGAAATTATTCAAACTTATCAAGCTGGTATTGTTTTAAATGGTCCTGAAATTAAATCTATTAGAAATCATGATGTTTCAATTAATGAAGCTTTTGTTTTAATTAGAAAAAAAGAAGTTTATGTTTTAAATATGAACATTAAAAAGTATGAGTATGCTAATTATATAAAAGGTTTAGAAGAAACTAGAACTAGAAAACTTTTATTACATAAAAAAGAAATAATTAAAATTCTAAATAGAATTAAACAAGAAAATTTAACTATTATACCTACTAAACTATATTTTAAAGATGATTATGTTAAATTAGAAATAGCTTTAGCTAAAGGTAAAAAGCTTCATGATAAAAGACAAACTATTAAAACAAGAGATATAGAAAGAAAAGAGTTAAGAAATTACAAATAATGATAATTTTAGCTAAACAAGAAGATTATTTACCAACTTGAGCTGTTTATTTAATTTTAATTCTAGGATTAATTGGGTTAATTATTTCAGCTTATGGAGCTACTAGTGCTTTTAAATATAATAAAAAACTAAAAAACAAAAATAACTTTAAAAAAATTCAAAATGTTTTATCAACTAGACAAAGTTATTCTTGAAACAATGTTGATAGTTTAAACAATAAGGGTTATTTTTTAGTAGCTATAACTTTAAACAACTTTGATTTTAATAACAATAAACCTTTAATTACCTTATTAAAATCAACAGATTTAAAAACTGATATTAATGAATTTAAATTAAATTTTGATCAAAATAAAGATTTAGTTGATTATTTAAATAAATTCAATTTAACTACTAATGATTTAGTGTTTATTATTGTTGAAAAAGTTGAAAATTTAGATGAATTAAATAAGTTATATTTAGAGTGAAATTCTTTAATAAATGCCTAAAATACTAAGCCAAATTAAAAAAAGAAGTTAATAATTGCATGAAATTGTAAAATTTTAATTTATGCAAAATAAACTTCTTTTTTTTTGGTATACCATTATAAAGAGGTGTAAAAATATTTTTATGTTATTAATGTTAGTAGTTAAAACTGAATTAATAGTTAATTTAGGTGTATTAGGATTTGGTATTTTATTTGTTTTAATAGGATTATTTTTATATTGAAAACAAAAAAATAACAATAGATATTCTTTTGAAAAACAAAATAGAGAATCTAAAAACGCCTGAGAATTTACTAAGAAAAACTTCTACTTATTAGTATTAGCTATTGGATTTTTATTTATAATAACAGCAATTATAACACTAATAACAAAATAATAACACAAAACTAAATTAACATCTTTTTATAGAAAGGATTTAACATACTCATGTTAACACAAACAAACAAGAGTAGTTTTAAAGATAAAGTAAAAGCATTTGGTGCTAACATTATGCCTACTTTATCTAAACTAAGTAAAGCATTTCTATTACCTATTGCTTTATTACCAATTGCTGGTGTGTTTTTAGGAGTTGGGGCTGCTATTGCTGCAAATACAGCACCTCAATCAGCACTATGATTTATTGGTAAAGTTATGGGAAATATGGGAGATGTTTGTTTTGGTAACCTACCTGTATTATTCTGTATTTCTGTTGCTTTAGCATATACTAAAGACTCAGGAGTTGCTGCAATTACTGCTGTAGTTGGATTTTTAGTATTTAACGGTGTTCAAGCTCCGTTATTTATTGCTCCTACAGTAAAAGAAAGTGATAAAGTTTTTGAATACGGTTTATTATGATACAAACACGTTTCTAACTCACTAACAGGATCAAATATGGGGATTCTGTCACTTAATACTGGGGTTTTAGGAGGAATTTTTGTTGGTGCAATTGCTGCTAAATGTTATAACAAATTCCACCAAACTCAATTACCAACTGCTATTAGTTTCTTTAGTGGGACAAAACTAGTTCCTATTATTACTTTTGTAGCAGTTATCCCATTATCATTTATCTTTATGATGGCTTGACCAGTTATTGGACTAGGATTAAACAAATTTGGTCAAGTTTCAGGAAAATTACCTTACGGAACTGATTCATTAATCTTTGAAGTTGTTGA encodes:
- the nrdE gene encoding class 1b ribonucleoside-diphosphate reductase subunit alpha, with protein sequence MNENKNPIVLDDVDDEYIKLNARSKIFSKDQDNFQLDVKAADLYLKNYIEPRMMKFNSLKEKLDYLLENQYYDEKILNKYTFEQIEELNNYAYSFNHHFPSFMGALKFFNAYGLKTFDTTMYLETYTDRVLMNALFLGNGNFKKAKDLLKDMMLGRFQPATPTFLNAAKKHRGEYVSCYLLRTEDNMESICRTISTSLQLSKRGGGVAICLTNLRETGSPIKNITGLSSGPIPVMKILEDSFTYADQLGQRQGAGAVYISAHHPDIISVLDTKRENADEKIRIKSLSLGLVIPDITFELARDNKDMALFSPYDVQKVYGKPLSDISITEKYYEMLENPNIKKTYISARKFFLTVAELHFESGYPYILFEDTVNRRNAHDKKGRIIMSNLCSEIVQVSTPSEYSSDLSFTKTGEDICCNLGSLNIDKMMKSGKEFSDSIYNAIAALDVVSRNSDLSAAPSIQKGNAENHAVGLGAMNLHGFLATNKIMYDSPEAVDFTNMFFYTVAYNAFKASNKLATEFGKFSSFDESRFADGSWFDKYTKCQADKWTPQTNRVKELFKDFDITIPSQQDWIDLVEEIKKTGLANSHLMAVAPTGSISYLSSCTPSLQPVVSTVEVRKEGKLGRVYVPAYQINFDNMGYYAMGAYELGPDPIINIAAAAQQHVDQAISLTLFMTDKATTRDLNRAYVNAFKQGCSSIYYVRIRQDVLEDSENYECDACKI
- the nrdI gene encoding class Ib ribonucleoside-diphosphate reductase assembly flavoprotein NrdI, coding for MHSNVKKVTDKDVIKPVGTPFVVYFSSISNNTHRFIQKLELENIRIPYELDESISVDRDYVLVTPTYSGGGEYVEGAVPKQVIKFLNNEKNRSFCRGVISSGNTNFGDTFGIAGPIISKKLNVPFLYQFELLGTQHDVSKIRQILLKFWEDGNNERK
- the nrdF gene encoding class 1b ribonucleoside-diphosphate reductase subunit beta, coding for MAKEQKYYQESLSPIEFAKNNFQGNLRSVNWNVINDEKDLEVWNRITQNFWLPEKIPVSNDLPSWRSLSPEWQQLVTRTFTGLTLLDTVQATVGDVAQIEHSLTDHEQVIYSNFAFMVGVHARSYGTIFSTLCSSEQIEEAHEWVVKTESLQKRAKALIPYYTGNDPLKSKVAAALMPGFLLYGGFYLPFYLSARGKLPNTSDIIRLILRDKVIHNYYSGYKYQRKVAKLSAEKQAEMKEFVFKLLYELIDLETAYLKELYAGFDIVDDAIRFSVYNAGKFLQNLGYDSPFSEEETRIEPEIFNQLSARADENHDFFSGNGSSYVMGVSVETEDEDWEF
- the secG gene encoding preprotein translocase subunit SecG, which codes for MINLLASTTKLAQQLILGFEIFIFIIAFIMIAIGLLQNKQSQTGLSALNGGNEELFSNSKERGLDKTLSIWMLVLGIIFFIIALIISIITNTLL
- the rnr gene encoding ribonuclease R; protein product: MESKIIEILKKNHHKISLNKLLTYFKALDYALVKNYLDQLESNNKIAISLDNNIYLLDEIYKRGTIKLNPKGFGFINDINSVDNEDYFIAGVDLNNCISQDEVVYILKQEEDNRLKAIVIELIKRTKVYLIGEINRSFDKRFLDFIPNDKSFDNFRFVIVNKNEFKYEEFQIIKAKIISCKERRIFIRLIKIIGNSKKASDRILAIAEEFDIKTSFDKSTLDNAKQINLSTDKLEKEFIKRQNNSLINKTIVTIDGIDSKDLDDAICVEKLDNGHYKLFVAIADVSYFVRYKSSLDKEALLRGNSTYLANKVIPMLPNILSDDLCSLNPDTKKLVFVCEMEFDNNANMLNKKVYESVIISKARLNYDEVNNYFKTKTWTHCLETKQMLDVAYELYKKIEDLKTKKGTISFDVREPKIILDKDLNVIDIKAKTADQAEKLIEQFMVSCNEAVAELVFQKDLPFLYRNHNKPDENELINWYKSLKTFGINPKLTNKQILNPVFINHTLTQIKEQIKDEIEVELLNISLLRYMEKAKYGLENIGHFGLASECYTHFTSPIRRYSDLLVHRFLKQYLITKDLKPTSLEQNTVYVNKVSNIINDTETKSVDCEREVIKACMCEYMLNKVNTTYQATISSVLKFGIFIQLDNLVEGLVHISNMNNDLVYDEANRILIKPDNTYYRMGQKVKVKLINVDIKKRTIDFVLIE
- the smpB gene encoding SsrA-binding protein SmpB → MGEHLITKNKKAYFNYEIIQTYQAGIVLNGPEIKSIRNHDVSINEAFVLIRKKEVYVLNMNIKKYEYANYIKGLEETRTRKLLLHKKEIIKILNRIKQENLTIIPTKLYFKDDYVKLEIALAKGKKLHDKRQTIKTRDIERKELRNYK